In Sphingomonas panacisoli, one genomic interval encodes:
- a CDS encoding energy transducer TonB family protein, producing MIALAVLMLAALAPGAQDTLPPIPAGLLGATAVTCVHVTDRGIVDQAFIVSSTGDPDNDRDVVAWVKQLRWDPATMGDAIRNRWFPMPIAFGPADPPKGPSICSPPAI from the coding sequence ATGATCGCACTAGCCGTCTTGATGCTCGCGGCCCTGGCACCGGGGGCGCAGGACACGCTGCCACCGATCCCGGCCGGCCTCCTGGGCGCCACCGCGGTGACGTGTGTCCACGTCACTGATCGGGGTATTGTCGATCAAGCATTCATCGTGTCATCGACCGGCGACCCGGACAATGACCGCGACGTCGTGGCGTGGGTCAAGCAACTCCGCTGGGACCCGGCGACGATGGGCGATGCGATACGAAACCGCTGGTTTCCCATGCCGATCGCGTTCGGCCCTGCCGATCCGCCGAAGGGGCCGAGTATTT
- a CDS encoding DNA-3-methyladenine glycosylase family protein, which translates to MVTTTKTIRAACDALAEIDPAFAQAIERAGYPEPRVRDRGYGTLLRTIIGQQVSVAAAASIWRKLEEQCGDLEDPANVAKATDEQLRAAGLSRQKASYARSLAEEVTSGRLDLANLPADDEEAIAKLVQVKGIGRWSAEIYLLFAEGRPDVWPAGDLAVQIEIGRILGHEERPSEKAIRELAEKWRPHRGAAAILAWHHYKVDMDVI; encoded by the coding sequence ATGGTGACGACGACGAAGACGATCCGCGCGGCCTGCGACGCGCTGGCCGAGATCGACCCCGCCTTCGCCCAGGCGATCGAGCGCGCCGGCTATCCCGAACCGCGCGTGCGCGATCGCGGTTACGGCACCTTGCTCCGCACGATCATCGGCCAGCAGGTCAGCGTTGCGGCGGCAGCGTCGATCTGGCGCAAGCTGGAGGAGCAATGCGGCGATCTCGAAGACCCCGCAAACGTCGCCAAGGCGACCGACGAGCAGCTCCGCGCCGCCGGCCTGTCGCGGCAGAAGGCGAGCTACGCGCGCAGCCTGGCGGAGGAAGTGACGAGCGGGCGGCTAGACCTCGCCAATCTGCCCGCCGACGACGAGGAAGCGATCGCCAAGCTCGTCCAGGTCAAGGGCATCGGCCGTTGGTCGGCGGAAATCTATCTGCTGTTCGCCGAAGGGCGGCCCGACGTTTGGCCCGCCGGCGACCTGGCGGTGCAGATCGAGATCGGCCGCATCCTCGGCCACGAAGAGCGACCCAGCGAGAAGGCGATCCGCGAACTGGCGGAAAAATGGCGCCCGCATCGCGGCGCCGCGGCGATCCTCGCCTGGCACCACTATAAGGTCGATATGGACGTGATCTGA
- a CDS encoding Nramp family divalent metal transporter, with the protein MTPPPTSDAIDGGAFGKSLSESHGSVPVPRGGFWRKLMAFIGPGYLVAVGYMDPGNWATDLAGGSAFGYTLLAVVLLSSLMAILLQTLSARLGIAAGLDLAQACRQRYSRPVTIVLWLLCELAIIACDLAEVLGTAIALKLLFGLPLLAGVLITSLDVMLLLALQRFGFRKLEAFVATLLIVIAACFAYELWLARPDWGAVAGGFVPTGQIVTNPAMLYIAIGILGATVMPHNLYLHSSVVQTRAFDHRDKKGAMRFATIDTVIALGFALLINAAILILAAATFHVAGRTDVADIEDAHRLLSPMLGAGAASVVFALALLASGQNSTITGTLAGQIVMEGFLHVRLPMWLRRAVTRALAIVPAALVIGLSGEGATTNLLVLSQVVLSLQLPFAVIPLVAFTADKKLMGEFASPVALRVAAWVVAAVIVGLNVKLLIGIAFG; encoded by the coding sequence GTGACGCCACCGCCGACCAGTGACGCGATCGACGGCGGTGCGTTCGGCAAGTCACTGTCCGAAAGCCATGGCAGCGTCCCGGTGCCGCGCGGTGGGTTCTGGCGCAAGCTGATGGCGTTCATCGGGCCGGGCTATCTGGTCGCGGTCGGTTACATGGACCCGGGCAATTGGGCGACCGACCTCGCCGGCGGATCGGCGTTCGGCTACACCTTGCTCGCGGTCGTATTGCTGTCGAGCCTGATGGCGATCCTGCTCCAGACATTGTCCGCGCGGCTCGGTATCGCTGCGGGGCTCGATCTCGCCCAGGCATGCCGTCAGCGGTACAGCCGCCCGGTCACGATCGTGCTGTGGCTGTTGTGCGAACTCGCGATCATCGCGTGCGACCTCGCCGAGGTGCTCGGCACCGCGATCGCGCTCAAATTGCTGTTCGGGCTCCCCTTGCTGGCGGGCGTCCTCATCACGTCTCTCGACGTGATGCTGCTGCTGGCGCTGCAGCGGTTCGGGTTCCGCAAGCTGGAGGCGTTCGTCGCGACGTTGCTGATCGTGATCGCCGCCTGCTTCGCCTACGAACTGTGGCTGGCGCGGCCCGATTGGGGCGCCGTCGCGGGTGGGTTCGTGCCGACGGGACAGATCGTGACCAACCCAGCGATGCTCTACATCGCGATCGGCATCCTCGGCGCGACGGTGATGCCGCATAACCTCTATTTGCATTCGTCGGTCGTGCAGACGCGCGCGTTCGATCATCGCGACAAGAAGGGCGCGATGCGCTTCGCGACGATCGATACGGTGATTGCGCTCGGTTTCGCGTTGCTGATCAACGCCGCGATCCTGATCCTGGCGGCGGCGACCTTCCACGTCGCCGGGCGCACCGACGTCGCCGATATCGAGGATGCGCACCGCTTGCTGTCGCCGATGCTGGGGGCGGGCGCGGCGAGCGTGGTGTTCGCGCTGGCGCTGCTCGCCTCGGGCCAGAATTCGACGATCACCGGTACGCTGGCAGGCCAGATCGTGATGGAAGGGTTCCTGCATGTGCGCCTGCCGATGTGGTTGCGGCGCGCGGTGACACGGGCGCTCGCGATCGTGCCCGCGGCATTGGTCATCGGGCTGTCGGGGGAGGGCGCGACGACCAATTTGCTGGTGCTCAGCCAGGTCGTGCTCAGCCTGCAATTGCCGTTCGCGGTGATCCCGCTGGTCGCGTTCACCGCCGACAAGAAACTGATGGGCGAGTTCGCCAGCCCGGTCGCGCTGCGCGTGGCGGCGTGGGTGGTCGCGGCGGTGATCGTCGGGCTGAACGTGAAGCTGCTGATCGGGATTGCGTTCGGCTGA
- a CDS encoding DUF2147 domain-containing protein, giving the protein MIRTFVAGLALVFALPALAAQPIAGRWWTADRGALVAIGPCGAALCGRIVKLVKGPPSGPPVDALNPDPKLRSRPLVGLAILLDLKPDGDGWKGRIYDPKTGKTYRAAVTRDGANLKVQGCVAVFCQTMTWAAG; this is encoded by the coding sequence ATGATTCGCACCTTCGTCGCCGGACTCGCGCTGGTCTTCGCCCTTCCTGCCCTTGCCGCGCAGCCGATCGCCGGCCGCTGGTGGACCGCCGATCGCGGTGCGCTGGTCGCGATCGGTCCCTGCGGTGCAGCACTGTGCGGGCGTATCGTGAAACTGGTCAAGGGACCGCCGTCCGGTCCGCCGGTCGACGCGCTCAACCCCGATCCCAAGCTTCGGAGCCGCCCATTGGTGGGGCTGGCGATCCTGCTCGACCTGAAGCCCGACGGCGACGGCTGGAAGGGCCGCATCTACGATCCCAAGACCGGCAAGACCTATCGCGCCGCCGTCACGCGCGATGGCGCCAATTTGAAGGTACAGGGATGCGTCGCTGTATTCTGCCAGACGATGACCTGGGCCGCGGGATAA